A part of Chitinivibrio alkaliphilus ACht1 genomic DNA contains:
- the gdhA gene encoding NADP-specific glutamate dehydrogenase: MDYINRVLSEVAKKNSCEEEFIQAVREVLKALSPIVEKHPEYEDYGLLERIVEPERQIVFRVPWVDDAGKVRVNRGFRIQFNSAIGPYKGGLRFHPTVNLGIVKFLGFEQMFKNALTGLPIGGGKGGADFDPKGKSDNEIMRFCQSFMAELYRHIGINIDVPAGDIGVGAREIGYLFGQYKRITKSYDAGILTGKGLGYWGSFVRKEATGYGLVYFMHEMLKAHDLDFTGKKVIISGSGNVAIYAHEKVTQLGGTVIAMSDSGGYIHDAEGVNLDTVKQLKEVERKRLHEYTQHHTNAQYHEGSQNIWSLACDIALPCATQNEITLTEAQNLVRNGVVALGEGANMPCTDEAIDYLVDNKVFMGPAKAANAGGVATSALEMSQNSMRLSWSFEEVDARLKAIMVNIFREAKEAAEEYGSPGNYVIGSNIAGFKKVADAMLAQGIV, encoded by the coding sequence ATGGATTACATTAATCGTGTCCTTTCTGAGGTTGCGAAAAAAAACAGCTGCGAAGAGGAGTTTATTCAAGCTGTTCGGGAAGTACTTAAGGCTCTTTCACCCATTGTGGAAAAGCATCCAGAGTATGAGGACTACGGCTTGCTCGAGCGGATTGTTGAACCGGAGCGGCAGATTGTCTTTCGCGTTCCTTGGGTTGATGATGCGGGAAAGGTGCGGGTTAATCGTGGTTTTCGTATTCAGTTTAATAGTGCTATTGGACCATATAAGGGGGGATTGCGTTTTCACCCCACGGTAAACCTTGGTATTGTGAAATTCCTTGGTTTTGAGCAGATGTTTAAAAATGCCTTGACAGGATTGCCCATTGGGGGTGGAAAAGGTGGAGCAGACTTTGACCCAAAGGGAAAATCCGATAATGAGATTATGCGTTTTTGCCAAAGTTTTATGGCAGAGCTGTATCGCCATATCGGTATTAATATTGATGTTCCTGCTGGTGATATTGGTGTTGGTGCTCGAGAGATCGGGTATCTTTTTGGACAGTACAAGCGCATTACCAAATCCTACGATGCAGGAATTTTGACCGGTAAAGGCTTGGGGTATTGGGGGTCTTTTGTACGAAAAGAGGCTACGGGATATGGATTGGTGTACTTTATGCATGAAATGCTTAAGGCACACGATCTCGACTTTACCGGAAAAAAAGTGATTATTTCTGGTTCTGGAAATGTGGCAATCTATGCGCATGAAAAAGTGACTCAGCTCGGTGGTACGGTTATCGCCATGAGTGATTCTGGTGGCTATATCCATGATGCAGAAGGGGTGAATCTTGATACGGTGAAGCAGTTAAAGGAGGTGGAGCGCAAACGTCTTCATGAATATACACAGCACCACACCAATGCACAGTATCACGAAGGATCGCAAAATATCTGGTCTCTAGCCTGTGATATTGCACTACCCTGTGCAACGCAGAATGAGATTACTCTTACGGAAGCACAGAATCTTGTTCGCAATGGTGTTGTTGCTCTTGGTGAAGGGGCAAACATGCCGTGTACAGATGAGGCAATTGATTATCTTGTGGACAATAAGGTCTTCATGGGGCCAGCCAAGGCTGCTAATGCTGGTGGTGTGGCAACATCAGCTCTTGAAATGAGTCAAAACAGTATGCGACTTTCATGGAGCTTTGAAGAGGTTGACGCTCGTTTGAAGGCGATCATGGTAAACATATTTCGTGAAGCCAAGGAGGCGGCTGAGGAGTATGGAAGTCCCGGTAATTATGTTATTGGTTCAAATATTGCCGGCTTTAAAAAAGTGGCCGATGCCATGTTAGCCCAAGGCATTGTATAA
- the panD gene encoding aspartate 1-decarboxylase, whose amino-acid sequence MRWFLRSKIHKATVTQAELDYVGSITIDSHLLQAVGILPGEKVSVVSNTSGARLETYVIAGKEYSGVICTNGAAAHLIKRGEEVIIMGYELCDTPPTPQIVLTNQQNEIERRL is encoded by the coding sequence ATGCGCTGGTTTTTACGTTCTAAAATACACAAGGCAACGGTAACCCAAGCCGAACTTGACTATGTGGGCTCTATCACCATTGACAGCCACCTCCTCCAAGCAGTTGGTATTCTTCCCGGAGAAAAAGTGTCGGTTGTCAGCAATACCTCAGGGGCACGACTTGAGACGTATGTCATTGCCGGCAAAGAATATAGCGGTGTCATTTGTACAAACGGTGCTGCAGCCCATCTCATAAAACGGGGAGAAGAAGTAATTATTATGGGCTACGAGCTCTGTGACACCCCCCCTACTCCACAAATCGTGCTGACAAATCAACAAAACGAGATTGAGCGACGATTATGA
- the flhA gene encoding flagellar biosynthesis protein FlhA, producing MSETLTALTNSRFFKLFNEQKELLIILGLVAIVILMIIPLPTWMMDFLLSTNIMIALIILLISMYNREALDFSIFPTVLLVVTLFRLSLNIATTRLILGQGQAGHVIETFGSFVTGGNIVVGVIIFIIIMVVQFMVITKGSGRIAEVAARFTLDAMPGKQMAIDADMNAGLINEQQARQRREKITREADFYGAMDGASKFVKGDAIAGIIITLINILAGFIVGMLQQGLSAGESLQVFTTLTIGDGLVSQIPALMISTGAGIIVSRAASEGTLGQDLSKQIFSNYTVLFVTAFIMVIFAFIPGLPSLIFLLLAFIIGGTGFMTMHNIFGVANEQDLPDEAYEEEEGLGAPEEERVEDFLVVDPLELEIGYGLIPLVDSAQGGDLLDRIQQIRKQLAAELGFIIPPVRIRDNMQLEPNQYVIKIRTIPVAQGELMSGSYLAMDPGNVTDTIRGIETVEPAFGLPALWITESQKDEAELCGYTVVELPAVLATHLTEIIKANADDLLTRQDVQELLNNIKDTHKAVIDEVTPNILSLGEIHRVLANLLHEGVSIRDLPLILEILSDAARMNKNLDVVTEYVRNGLAPQICTALKNEDNTLRVITIDPNLEAQLENALQEYEGGVKLNLSPTDAGRVSDAVLRSAAAVREMGEVPIMVVSPVIRLQIKKLSDAVVPELIVLSYNEIVSGIELQSLDMVSLEEQDE from the coding sequence ATGTCAGAAACACTCACGGCCCTAACAAATAGTCGCTTCTTTAAGCTGTTTAATGAACAAAAAGAGCTCTTGATTATTCTCGGGCTTGTTGCTATTGTCATACTGATGATTATCCCGCTTCCCACGTGGATGATGGATTTTCTCTTATCGACAAACATTATGATTGCTCTCATTATTCTTCTGATCTCTATGTATAATAGGGAAGCCCTAGACTTTTCTATTTTCCCCACGGTTCTCCTCGTGGTAACTCTCTTTCGACTCTCCTTAAATATTGCAACAACCCGTTTAATCTTAGGTCAGGGACAAGCAGGTCACGTTATAGAGACCTTTGGGAGTTTTGTCACCGGCGGTAATATTGTCGTCGGGGTTATTATATTTATTATCATCATGGTTGTTCAGTTTATGGTGATTACGAAAGGGTCTGGGCGTATTGCAGAGGTGGCAGCCCGATTTACCCTTGACGCAATGCCGGGAAAACAGATGGCTATTGATGCGGATATGAATGCCGGGCTTATTAATGAACAGCAGGCACGACAGCGTCGGGAAAAGATTACCCGTGAGGCAGATTTTTACGGGGCCATGGACGGGGCTTCAAAGTTTGTAAAGGGCGATGCCATTGCCGGTATTATCATAACCCTTATCAATATTCTCGCCGGTTTTATTGTGGGGATGCTCCAGCAGGGGTTGAGTGCCGGAGAGAGCTTGCAGGTCTTTACCACCCTTACTATTGGTGATGGCTTAGTGAGTCAGATTCCCGCCTTGATGATTTCCACCGGAGCGGGCATTATTGTGAGTCGGGCCGCCAGCGAAGGAACCTTGGGGCAGGATTTAAGTAAACAGATATTTTCCAATTATACGGTGCTCTTTGTCACAGCCTTTATCATGGTTATTTTTGCATTCATTCCCGGTCTGCCTTCTCTTATTTTTCTCCTTTTGGCCTTTATTATCGGTGGTACGGGGTTTATGACGATGCACAATATCTTCGGTGTTGCAAACGAGCAGGATCTTCCCGATGAGGCGTATGAAGAAGAGGAGGGTCTCGGTGCTCCTGAGGAAGAGCGTGTGGAGGACTTTCTTGTGGTAGATCCACTGGAACTGGAGATTGGCTATGGACTTATTCCCTTGGTTGATAGTGCTCAAGGGGGGGATCTTCTTGACAGAATTCAGCAGATACGTAAACAGTTAGCAGCTGAACTTGGTTTTATTATTCCGCCCGTACGAATTCGCGATAATATGCAGCTTGAGCCGAATCAGTATGTAATAAAAATTCGCACCATTCCTGTGGCGCAGGGAGAACTGATGAGTGGTTCTTATTTAGCCATGGATCCGGGTAATGTCACTGATACTATTCGGGGTATAGAAACCGTCGAGCCCGCCTTTGGTCTTCCCGCTCTTTGGATCACTGAAAGCCAGAAAGATGAGGCAGAGCTTTGTGGTTACACCGTGGTAGAGCTTCCTGCTGTTTTGGCAACTCATTTAACCGAGATTATCAAGGCCAATGCAGACGATCTCTTAACCCGACAAGATGTACAAGAGCTTTTGAATAATATAAAAGATACCCATAAAGCGGTTATTGATGAGGTGACCCCCAATATCCTCAGCCTTGGAGAGATACATCGGGTGCTTGCGAATCTTCTCCATGAAGGAGTTTCAATTCGAGATCTTCCTCTTATTTTGGAGATACTCAGCGATGCAGCACGGATGAATAAAAATCTTGATGTTGTCACTGAGTATGTTCGAAACGGCCTTGCGCCACAGATTTGTACTGCCCTGAAAAATGAAGATAACACGCTACGGGTGATCACCATTGACCCTAACCTTGAGGCTCAGCTGGAAAATGCCTTACAGGAATATGAAGGCGGAGTAAAACTTAATCTTTCTCCCACAGATGCGGGGCGTGTTTCCGATGCTGTTCTCCGCAGTGCTGCAGCAGTACGAGAGATGGGAGAGGTTCCAATTATGGTGGTTTCCCCGGTAATTCGTTTGCAGATTAAAAAACTCTCAGATGCCGTAGTACCCGAGTTGATTGTTTTATCGTATAATGAAATTGTGAGTGGAATAGAGTTGCAATCCCTTGACATGGTATCCTTGGAAGAGCAAGATGAGTAG
- the serC gene encoding 3-phosphoserine/phosphohydroxythreonine transaminase — protein sequence MARVWNFSAGPSALPINVLKKAQEQMVEYPGAGMSVMEMSHRSKSFTEIITTAEANLRSLMNIPDSYKVLFLQGGASSQFAMVPLNLLAEGETADYINTGRWSTMAIKEGQKLRYAQVIASSEDENFSYIPKITKSDCTPGAKYLHFTENNTIYGTTFYSVPETDARIVTDMSSSILSREVDVNQYDLIYAGAQKNMGPAGVTVVIVREELLGMADSSVPTMFNYQTHAEKDSLFNTPPTFGIYMLGLVCEELMNMGGLAEVERINRAKAELLYNTIDESDLFSGTVRVEDRSITNIPFVLPTDELNAAFIAEATDRGIANIKGHRSVGGMRASIYNGVPMEGVAFLVDFMKEFEKKNK from the coding sequence ATGGCACGAGTATGGAATTTTTCTGCAGGCCCTTCTGCTTTACCAATCAATGTATTGAAGAAAGCACAGGAACAGATGGTTGAATATCCCGGAGCAGGAATGTCTGTGATGGAAATGAGTCACCGATCTAAGTCCTTTACGGAGATTATTACGACGGCGGAAGCAAATCTTCGTTCCCTTATGAATATTCCCGATTCGTATAAGGTGCTTTTTCTCCAAGGCGGTGCATCTTCACAGTTTGCCATGGTACCCTTAAACCTTCTTGCAGAGGGTGAGACAGCGGATTATATTAATACGGGAAGATGGTCTACCATGGCTATCAAGGAGGGACAAAAACTTCGTTATGCTCAGGTGATTGCCTCTTCAGAGGATGAGAATTTTTCCTACATCCCTAAGATTACTAAAAGCGATTGCACCCCTGGAGCTAAGTATCTTCATTTTACTGAAAACAACACTATCTACGGGACAACTTTTTATTCCGTTCCTGAAACAGATGCTCGTATTGTAACAGATATGTCCTCCAGTATTCTTTCCCGTGAAGTTGATGTGAATCAGTATGACCTCATCTACGCGGGAGCACAGAAAAATATGGGCCCCGCGGGTGTAACCGTTGTAATTGTACGAGAAGAGCTCCTCGGCATGGCCGATTCTTCCGTTCCTACCATGTTTAATTACCAAACCCACGCAGAAAAAGACTCGCTTTTTAATACGCCCCCGACCTTTGGTATTTACATGCTTGGTTTAGTGTGTGAAGAGCTCATGAATATGGGTGGATTAGCTGAGGTAGAACGAATTAATCGTGCAAAGGCCGAGTTACTGTATAACACCATTGATGAATCGGATCTTTTTTCCGGTACGGTACGGGTTGAAGATCGTTCTATTACGAATATTCCCTTTGTGCTTCCTACGGACGAACTGAACGCCGCCTTTATTGCTGAAGCAACAGACCGAGGTATTGCAAATATTAAGGGGCATCGCTCTGTTGGTGGCATGCGTGCTTCTATTTACAATGGGGTACCCATGGAAGGCGTAGCGTTTTTAGTAGATTTTATGAAAGAATTTGAGAAGAAAAATAAATAA
- the flhF gene encoding flagellar biosynthesis protein FlhF, which produces MKIKKYTAQTMKEALIKVKEDLGDSAMILKSQRLQRSLLPGKDGGVEVTAAVDEEAEASSAAHQPLSHGDTGAGPKLNTSYTSHLRHLSSQGEELRSSASRPPVYEKVAPSAKKESATQQQRDTSSSEEDTKGVQIIKLHDEISEMKTLLASILATGETRASGGYAGPWAILYKRLYDSGIREETARDLIASLKEISPNPGKEINHEFMKILAQSFPTMGKGGSGRMQVFVGPTGAGKTTTIAKLAAYYSLEKRKRVSLITSDTYRIAAVEQLRVYAEIVGVDLQVAYGAEDIPDLLENTRESEIVLVDTAGRSQKHREHLKELHTFLSCIQADTIHLVLSAGTKEEDLRDIIRRYTPFHIGHLVFTKLDETLTLGNVYNIVNEFLIPVSYLTFGQNVPDDIEFAQSGVFVKKLLERSSL; this is translated from the coding sequence ATGAAAATAAAGAAGTACACTGCACAGACTATGAAAGAGGCCTTGATTAAGGTGAAGGAAGACCTTGGTGATTCTGCAATGATCTTGAAGAGTCAGCGTCTCCAGCGGTCTCTTCTACCCGGAAAAGATGGGGGCGTAGAGGTTACCGCGGCGGTTGATGAAGAGGCGGAAGCATCCAGTGCCGCTCACCAGCCCCTTTCCCATGGCGATACTGGTGCTGGGCCGAAACTCAATACAAGTTATACATCGCATCTGCGTCATTTGTCCAGTCAGGGTGAAGAGCTTCGTTCCAGTGCATCCCGTCCGCCCGTATACGAAAAGGTTGCCCCCTCTGCCAAGAAAGAATCGGCAACTCAACAGCAGCGTGATACGTCCTCATCAGAAGAGGATACAAAGGGTGTTCAGATAATCAAACTTCACGATGAGATTAGTGAGATGAAGACCCTTCTTGCATCGATTTTGGCAACGGGGGAGACCCGGGCTTCTGGGGGGTATGCCGGTCCATGGGCCATTCTCTATAAGCGGTTGTATGACTCAGGAATTCGTGAGGAGACCGCCCGTGATCTTATTGCCAGTCTTAAAGAAATATCCCCCAACCCCGGTAAGGAAATTAACCATGAATTCATGAAGATTCTGGCCCAAAGTTTCCCTACCATGGGTAAGGGCGGCTCGGGCAGAATGCAGGTGTTTGTTGGGCCGACGGGAGCGGGAAAAACAACTACCATTGCAAAACTTGCTGCATATTACTCCTTGGAAAAACGGAAACGGGTCTCCTTGATCACTTCAGATACGTACCGTATTGCCGCGGTGGAACAGCTACGGGTGTATGCGGAAATTGTGGGGGTTGATTTGCAGGTCGCCTATGGTGCAGAAGATATTCCCGACCTCCTTGAAAACACCCGTGAGAGTGAGATTGTTCTAGTTGATACGGCCGGGCGTAGTCAGAAACATCGCGAGCATCTTAAGGAGCTTCATACCTTCCTTTCATGCATTCAGGCGGATACGATCCACTTAGTATTAAGTGCAGGAACCAAGGAAGAAGATTTACGTGATATTATACGACGCTACACCCCCTTCCATATCGGGCATCTTGTATTTACAAAGCTTGACGAAACGCTCACCCTTGGTAATGTATATAATATTGTAAATGAGTTTCTCATCCCCGTATCATACCTTACATTTGGCCAAAATGTTCCTGATGATATAGAATTTGCTCAATCAGGGGTGTTTGTGAAAAAACTTCTGGAAAGGAGTTCTCTCTAA
- a CDS encoding phosphoglycerate dehydrogenase, whose translation MFKVQTFNKISSKGLDLLPRDTYEIASEISHPDAVILRSHKMHGMELPESVLAVARAGAGTNNVPVEEYGKKGVVVFNTPGANANSVKELVLTGMLLSSRRIVDSINWAKTLVGEGDEVPKLIEKNKSNFTGPEIQGKTIGIIGLGAIGVMVANAATALGMDVVGYDPYLSVDGALAMSRKVRRVDALETLIKSSDYITIHVPLNDHTKGMINEEKLSMVKPGVRILNFSRGGLVNNGDITKALENGSVAYYVTDFPDEDMIKTDKVIAIPHLGASTPEATDNCATMAATQLRDFLEQGNIKNSVNFPNVSQARIPGTQRITVTNRDVPNMVSQISTVLGESNLNIEGMVNSSRGDIAYNIVDVEGTVEQGLLEKLESIEGVVNVRLIP comes from the coding sequence ATGTTTAAGGTACAAACATTTAATAAAATATCCTCAAAGGGGCTCGATCTGCTGCCCCGTGATACCTATGAAATTGCCTCTGAGATATCCCATCCTGATGCGGTTATTCTACGGAGTCATAAAATGCACGGTATGGAGCTGCCGGAATCAGTACTTGCCGTAGCCCGGGCAGGTGCCGGTACAAATAATGTTCCTGTTGAAGAGTATGGAAAAAAGGGTGTTGTGGTTTTTAATACTCCCGGAGCAAACGCAAACAGTGTAAAAGAGCTTGTCCTCACGGGGATGCTTCTCTCTTCACGGCGTATTGTTGATAGTATCAACTGGGCAAAGACCCTTGTTGGTGAAGGAGATGAGGTTCCAAAGCTTATTGAAAAGAATAAGTCTAATTTTACTGGGCCGGAGATTCAAGGAAAAACCATTGGTATTATTGGTTTGGGGGCTATTGGTGTTATGGTGGCTAATGCTGCGACAGCCCTGGGCATGGATGTGGTTGGGTATGACCCCTATCTTTCTGTTGACGGTGCTCTTGCCATGTCACGAAAGGTTCGTCGTGTTGATGCCTTGGAAACACTTATTAAGTCTTCAGATTATATTACGATCCATGTTCCACTTAACGACCACACCAAGGGCATGATTAATGAAGAAAAGTTAAGCATGGTAAAACCTGGCGTTCGTATTCTTAATTTTTCTCGGGGTGGTTTGGTGAATAATGGTGATATCACCAAGGCCTTAGAGAATGGTTCCGTGGCATACTATGTAACGGATTTCCCCGATGAGGATATGATCAAGACTGACAAGGTGATTGCCATCCCGCATTTGGGTGCATCTACTCCCGAGGCAACAGATAATTGTGCCACCATGGCAGCAACTCAGCTTCGTGATTTCCTTGAACAAGGAAATATTAAAAATTCCGTAAATTTTCCCAATGTATCACAGGCTCGTATTCCGGGAACACAGCGTATTACCGTGACAAACCGGGATGTTCCTAATATGGTTAGTCAGATATCTACGGTCTTAGGAGAGAGTAATTTGAATATTGAAGGAATGGTCAATAGTTCTCGGGGCGATATTGCGTACAATATTGTTGATGTTGAAGGAACTGTCGAGCAGGGATTACTTGAAAAATTAGAATCTATTGAAGGTGTTGTGAATGTTCGGCTGATTCCGTAA
- a CDS encoding redox-sensing transcriptional repressor Rex, which translates to MQLSDPTLKRLTAIYRVLSRLICFEPDIVSLSSTKLGEYIGYPAHTVRKDISYLGEVGNSGKGYGVRELHDFIAQKLGLDTARRAAVVGLGRIGSAILDYGRFSQAGFDVVAGFDSDINLVDSMVSSVPVYPSYDIPEIVQRHAIELAFLAVPAGAAEKSVARLVAGGIKGVVNFSPLIMKHDTIIIRNMDITGELTLLSALITVKHL; encoded by the coding sequence ATGCAACTCTCAGATCCAACCTTAAAACGACTCACCGCCATTTACCGGGTGTTGTCACGGCTTATTTGTTTTGAACCGGATATTGTCAGCCTCTCTTCTACGAAGTTGGGTGAATATATCGGATATCCAGCGCATACCGTGCGTAAGGACATTAGCTATCTTGGAGAGGTGGGTAACAGTGGTAAAGGGTATGGAGTACGGGAATTGCATGATTTTATCGCACAGAAACTGGGCTTAGATACTGCACGTCGTGCGGCTGTGGTTGGTCTTGGTAGAATTGGTTCTGCCATTCTTGATTATGGTCGATTCAGCCAAGCAGGCTTTGATGTAGTTGCCGGGTTTGATTCTGATATAAACCTTGTTGACAGTATGGTGAGCAGTGTTCCCGTATATCCTTCCTATGATATTCCTGAAATAGTACAGCGGCATGCTATAGAGCTTGCCTTTCTTGCGGTTCCTGCTGGTGCTGCCGAGAAAAGTGTTGCTCGTCTTGTTGCGGGGGGTATTAAGGGAGTGGTTAATTTTTCTCCGCTCATTATGAAACACGATACGATAATAATTCGAAATATGGATATTACCGGCGAATTGACCTTGTTGTCTGCGTTAATTACGGTAAAACATTTATAA
- a CDS encoding P-loop NTPase: protein MDQADSLRTLMQQSFSRVRDDHSTGTVLSITSGKGGVGKSNVSIFLARAFAQQQKRILLLDGDMGVANLHILLGCSGRSSLGDFFKSSRSLGDIVEPVFSGVDLITGLSGEQAHSISPERTGAFLTAMGELSRQYDYLIIDGGAGIGRDAMDLAHFGDMTLLVITPEPTSLADAYAVIKLLQRRGRNQFYVVVNMADSDDEGAAVFEQLALICQKYLSLTPVLLGVLPREKQIVSSIRSERSLSDLPDLGSFTLRIKHVAKQIDHAFASSHSLRGL from the coding sequence ATGGATCAGGCAGATTCGCTCCGTACGTTAATGCAACAGAGTTTTTCACGAGTACGTGATGACCATTCTACCGGTACCGTCTTGTCTATTACAAGTGGGAAAGGCGGGGTTGGAAAATCGAACGTCTCAATTTTTTTGGCCCGTGCCTTTGCACAGCAGCAGAAGCGGATACTTCTTTTGGATGGAGATATGGGGGTTGCAAATCTCCACATTCTTCTTGGATGTAGTGGGAGAAGCTCTCTGGGAGATTTTTTCAAATCGTCGCGCTCCTTGGGGGATATTGTAGAACCGGTTTTTTCTGGGGTAGATCTTATTACGGGGCTTTCCGGAGAGCAGGCGCACAGTATTTCTCCAGAGCGCACCGGAGCCTTTCTGACAGCCATGGGAGAATTGTCTCGGCAATATGACTATTTAATTATCGATGGTGGTGCAGGGATTGGACGCGACGCCATGGATCTTGCTCATTTTGGAGATATGACCCTCTTGGTTATCACTCCTGAACCAACGTCTCTTGCCGATGCGTATGCGGTTATCAAACTATTGCAACGACGGGGAAGAAACCAATTCTATGTTGTTGTTAATATGGCAGATAGTGATGATGAAGGGGCGGCGGTGTTTGAGCAACTTGCCTTAATTTGTCAAAAATATCTTTCCCTTACTCCAGTGCTTTTGGGAGTACTTCCCCGGGAAAAGCAGATTGTTTCATCTATCAGAAGCGAGCGTTCCTTGTCTGATCTTCCTGATTTAGGAAGTTTTACCCTGCGTATAAAGCATGTTGCTAAACAAATTGATCATGCATTCGCTTCTTCTCATTCTTTAAGGGGGCTTTAA